One part of the Streptomyces sp. AM 2-1-1 genome encodes these proteins:
- a CDS encoding endonuclease/exonuclease/phosphatase family protein, producing MVLTPLPASGTEADGSAVVRVLSYNIRSLRDDPAALARVIRACAPDLVFVQEAPRFFRWRKAAAKLAAATDLVVLSGGATAAGPLLLCSLRATVERTEDVLLPRTPGLHRRGFATAVVRIAGTRIGVLSCHLGLRADERLTQAHALLERLDAMEVPHAVVGGDLNEPAGGGAFRLLAGRLQDGWAVRPWGGEKTFPSDGPVRRIDAILTTEGIEVLGCGVPAGLPGVDDADLRAATDHLPVLAAIRVPADHGSRRVDP from the coding sequence ATGGTTCTGACGCCGTTGCCCGCATCCGGTACCGAGGCGGACGGATCGGCCGTCGTCCGCGTCCTCAGCTACAACATCCGCTCGCTGCGCGACGACCCCGCCGCCCTGGCCCGGGTCATCCGCGCCTGCGCCCCCGACCTGGTGTTCGTCCAGGAAGCGCCGCGCTTCTTCCGCTGGCGCAAGGCCGCCGCCAAGCTGGCCGCCGCGACCGACCTGGTGGTCCTCTCCGGCGGCGCCACCGCCGCCGGACCACTGCTGCTCTGCTCGCTGCGCGCCACCGTCGAACGCACCGAGGACGTCCTGCTGCCGCGCACCCCGGGGCTGCACCGGCGGGGCTTCGCCACGGCGGTGGTCCGGATCGCCGGCACCCGGATCGGCGTCCTCAGCTGTCACCTCGGCCTGCGGGCGGACGAGCGCCTCACCCAGGCGCACGCGCTGCTGGAGCGGCTGGACGCGATGGAGGTCCCGCACGCGGTGGTGGGCGGCGACCTCAACGAGCCGGCCGGGGGCGGGGCGTTCCGGCTGCTCGCCGGGCGGCTCCAGGACGGCTGGGCGGTCCGCCCGTGGGGAGGGGAGAAGACCTTCCCCTCCGACGGGCCGGTGCGCCGCATCGACGCGATCCTGACCACCGAGGGCATCGAGGTCCTCGGCTGCGGGGTGCCGGCCGGACTGCCCGGGGTGGACGACGCGGACCTGCGGGCGGCCACGGACCATCTGCCGGTGCTGGCCGCAATCCGGGTCCCCGCGGACCACGGCAGCCGGAGGGTGGATCCCTGA
- a CDS encoding ROK family glucokinase gives MGLTIGVDIGGTKIAAGVVDEEGQILSMFKVPTPPTASGIVDAICSAVAGASEGHTVEAVGIGAAGYVDDKRATVLFAPNIDWRHEPLKDEVEQRVGLPVVVENDANAAAWGEYRFGAGKGHDDVICITLGTGLGGGIIIGNKLRRGRFGVAAEFGHIRVVPDGLLCGCGSQGCWEQYASGRALVRYAKQRANATPENAAVLLSLGDGTVEGIEGKHISEAARQGDAVAIDSFRELARWAGAGLADLASLFDPSAFIVGGGVSDEGELVLDPIRKSFRRWLIGGEWRPHAQVLAAQLGGKAGLVGAADLARQG, from the coding sequence ATGGGACTCACCATCGGCGTCGATATCGGCGGCACGAAGATCGCGGCTGGAGTGGTCGACGAAGAGGGCCAGATCCTCTCGATGTTCAAAGTACCGACCCCGCCGACGGCCTCGGGCATCGTCGACGCCATCTGCTCGGCCGTGGCCGGTGCGAGCGAGGGACACACCGTCGAGGCGGTCGGTATCGGTGCGGCCGGATACGTCGACGACAAGCGCGCGACCGTGCTCTTCGCCCCGAACATCGACTGGCGCCACGAGCCGCTCAAGGACGAGGTCGAACAGCGCGTCGGCCTCCCCGTCGTCGTCGAGAACGACGCCAACGCCGCTGCCTGGGGCGAGTACCGCTTCGGTGCGGGCAAGGGCCACGACGACGTCATCTGCATCACGCTCGGCACCGGTCTCGGTGGCGGCATCATCATCGGCAACAAGTTGCGGCGCGGACGCTTCGGCGTAGCGGCGGAATTCGGCCACATCCGGGTCGTCCCCGACGGCCTGCTCTGCGGCTGCGGCAGCCAGGGCTGCTGGGAGCAGTACGCCTCCGGCCGCGCCCTGGTGCGGTACGCCAAGCAGCGTGCCAACGCGACCCCCGAGAACGCCGCCGTGCTGCTGTCGCTCGGCGACGGCACGGTCGAGGGCATCGAGGGCAAGCACATCAGCGAGGCCGCCCGTCAGGGCGACGCGGTGGCCATCGACTCGTTCCGCGAGCTGGCCCGCTGGGCCGGCGCGGGCCTCGCCGACCTGGCCTCCCTCTTCGACCCGTCCGCCTTCATCGTCGGCGGCGGCGTCTCCGACGAGGGCGAGCTGGTCCTGGACCCGATCCGCAAGTCGTTCCGCCGCTGGCTGATCGGCGGCGAATGGCGCCCGCACGCCCAGGTCCTCGCCGCGCAACTCGGCGGCAAGGCCGGACTGGTCGGCGCGGCCGACCTGGCCCGCCAGGGCTGA
- a CDS encoding glycosyltransferase family 4 protein, producing MDKTLIVTNDFPPRPGGIQAFLHNMALRLDPGQLVVYASTWKRSEEGARATADFDAAQPFTVVRDRTTMLLPTPRVTRRAAGLLREHDCSSVWFGAAAPLGLMAPALRRAGARRIVATTHGHEAGWAQLPASRPLLRRIGEGTDTLTYLGEYTRSRIAAALTAEAAGRMVQLPPGVDEKTFHPASGGDRVRARLGLTDRPVVVCVSRLVPRKGQDTLILAMPAILARHPDTVLLIVGGGPYAEDLERLAAETGVRDSVRFTGAVPWEELPAHYGAGDVFAMPCRTRRGGLDVEGLGIVYLEASATGLPVVAGDSGGAPDAVLDGETGWVVRGGDAEDTADRIATLLGDPELRRRMGERGRAWVEEKWRWDLLAEKLRTLL from the coding sequence ATGGACAAGACCTTGATCGTGACCAACGACTTCCCGCCCCGCCCCGGCGGCATCCAGGCCTTCCTGCACAACATGGCGCTACGGCTGGACCCCGGACAGCTCGTCGTCTACGCCTCCACCTGGAAGCGGAGCGAGGAGGGCGCACGGGCCACCGCCGACTTCGACGCCGCACAGCCCTTCACCGTCGTCCGCGACCGCACGACGATGCTGCTGCCCACCCCCCGGGTCACCCGGCGCGCGGCCGGACTGCTGCGGGAACACGACTGCTCCTCCGTCTGGTTCGGCGCCGCGGCCCCGCTCGGACTGATGGCACCGGCGCTGCGCCGGGCCGGGGCCCGCCGGATCGTCGCCACCACCCACGGCCACGAGGCCGGCTGGGCCCAGCTCCCCGCCTCCCGCCCGCTCCTGCGCCGCATCGGGGAGGGCACCGACACGCTCACGTACCTGGGGGAGTACACCCGCTCCCGGATCGCCGCGGCCCTCACCGCCGAGGCGGCCGGCCGCATGGTCCAACTCCCGCCCGGCGTCGACGAGAAGACCTTCCACCCGGCGTCCGGCGGCGACCGGGTCAGGGCCCGGCTGGGGCTCACCGACCGGCCCGTCGTGGTCTGCGTCTCCCGGCTGGTGCCGCGCAAGGGCCAGGACACCCTGATCCTCGCGATGCCCGCGATCCTGGCCCGCCACCCGGACACCGTGCTGCTGATCGTCGGCGGCGGGCCGTACGCCGAGGACCTGGAGCGGCTCGCCGCCGAGACCGGGGTGCGCGACTCGGTCCGCTTCACCGGCGCGGTGCCCTGGGAGGAACTCCCCGCGCACTACGGCGCCGGCGACGTCTTCGCCATGCCCTGCCGGACGCGGCGCGGCGGGCTCGACGTGGAGGGCCTCGGCATCGTCTACCTGGAGGCGTCCGCGACCGGGCTGCCGGTCGTCGCGGGCGACTCCGGCGGGGCGCCCGACGCGGTCCTGGACGGCGAGACCGGCTGGGTGGTGCGCGGCGGCGACGCCGAGGACACCGCCGACCGGATCGCCACCCTGCTCGGCGACCCGGAACTGCGCCGCCGGATGGGGGAGCGGGGGCGGGCGTGGGTCGAGGAGAAATGGCGCTGGGACCTGCTCGCCGAGAAGCTCCGCACCCTGCTCTGA
- a CDS encoding alpha/beta fold hydrolase, producing the protein MPVLPGAEPFRHEGGEVGVLLCHGFTGSPQSLRPWADYLAARGYTVSLPLLPGHGTRWEDMAITGWQDWYAEVDRELRVLGERCARVFVFGLSMGGALALRLAARHGDAVQGLVLVNPANRVHGLSAYALPVARHLVRTTKGLAGDIALEGAYEVGYDRVPLHAAHSLRRFFAIVDTELPQVTQPLLLLHSSQDHVVPPADSVRILGRVSSRDVEEVLLEQSYHVATLDHDAERIFDESHRFLARLASGVTEKGSTSGG; encoded by the coding sequence GTGCCGGTCCTCCCTGGAGCCGAGCCGTTCCGCCACGAGGGCGGAGAGGTCGGCGTCCTCCTCTGTCATGGCTTCACCGGATCACCCCAGTCGCTGCGCCCGTGGGCCGACTACCTCGCCGCACGCGGGTACACCGTCTCGTTGCCGCTGCTGCCGGGGCACGGCACCCGGTGGGAGGACATGGCGATCACCGGCTGGCAGGACTGGTACGCCGAGGTGGACCGGGAGTTGCGCGTGCTGGGCGAGCGGTGCGCGCGGGTCTTCGTCTTCGGTCTCTCCATGGGCGGGGCGCTGGCGCTGCGGCTGGCCGCCCGGCACGGCGACGCGGTCCAGGGGCTGGTGCTGGTCAATCCGGCGAACCGGGTGCACGGCCTCTCCGCGTACGCCCTGCCGGTCGCGCGCCACCTCGTCCGCACCACGAAGGGCCTGGCCGGGGACATCGCGCTGGAAGGCGCGTACGAGGTCGGTTACGACCGGGTCCCCCTGCACGCGGCGCACTCGCTGCGCCGGTTCTTCGCCATCGTCGACACCGAACTCCCGCAGGTGACACAGCCGTTGCTGCTCCTGCACAGCTCGCAGGACCACGTGGTGCCGCCGGCCGACTCGGTCCGCATCCTCGGCAGGGTGTCCTCCCGGGACGTGGAGGAAGTGCTGCTGGAACAGAGCTACCACGTCGCGACGTTGGACCATGACGCGGAGCGGATCTTCGACGAGAGCCACCGGTTCCTCGCCCGTCTCGCATCCGGGGTCACGGAGAAGGGGAGTACGTCCGGTGGCTGA
- a CDS encoding glycosyltransferase family 87 protein has translation MTGRAGTRGLLVVWTLTRAALLLCVLKVVTVPGPDVTVDVSVIYRGWYGALRTGSFPVGDVTWQYPPAAALPVLSPALLPFLEYATAFFLLVAVCDAVVLRLLVRAGTRPGGRLAGAWVWVAGVPLLGPTVCARYDLMVTAVAVAALLAGVRRPRVLGALAAFGALLKVWPVLVLLGTAPGRATRRAWSAAAVTAGTLAAGFWLLMPGAFAFLTHQRDRGTEIESLGGLALHLARRSGWPGWIELTYGSMEFLGPRVALVSSLALWLSVAAFGWLLVWRLRARTFAAHTAADAAFTAVLLFTTTSRVISPQYLVWLVGLAAVCLVFPGSRMGRPACLVVLACPVTFGEFPLGFAHVVASDDTGVALLLVRNGLLVAATGIAAVRLWRATAPAPGKSGTAPVAVGAVQPSRSAR, from the coding sequence ATGACGGGACGGGCCGGGACGCGGGGGCTCCTCGTGGTCTGGACGCTGACCAGGGCGGCGCTGCTGCTCTGCGTGCTCAAGGTGGTCACTGTCCCCGGGCCCGACGTCACCGTGGACGTCTCGGTCATCTACCGGGGCTGGTACGGGGCGCTGCGCACCGGTTCCTTCCCCGTCGGCGACGTCACCTGGCAGTACCCGCCGGCGGCCGCCCTGCCCGTCCTCTCCCCCGCGCTGCTGCCGTTCCTGGAGTACGCGACGGCCTTCTTCCTCCTGGTGGCGGTCTGCGACGCCGTGGTGCTGCGGCTGCTGGTGCGGGCGGGCACCCGGCCCGGAGGGCGGCTCGCGGGCGCCTGGGTCTGGGTGGCGGGCGTACCGCTGCTGGGCCCCACCGTCTGTGCCCGGTACGACCTGATGGTGACGGCCGTCGCGGTGGCGGCGCTGCTGGCCGGGGTGCGCCGGCCGAGGGTACTGGGGGCGCTGGCGGCGTTCGGGGCGCTGCTGAAGGTGTGGCCGGTGCTGGTGCTGCTGGGGACCGCCCCCGGGCGGGCGACGCGGCGCGCGTGGTCGGCGGCCGCGGTGACGGCGGGGACGCTGGCCGCGGGGTTCTGGCTCCTGATGCCGGGGGCCTTCGCGTTCCTCACCCACCAGCGCGACCGGGGTACCGAGATCGAGTCGCTGGGCGGGCTGGCGCTCCATCTGGCCCGGCGGTCCGGCTGGCCGGGGTGGATCGAGCTGACGTACGGCTCGATGGAGTTCCTCGGCCCGCGGGTGGCCCTGGTGTCCTCGCTGGCGCTCTGGCTGAGCGTGGCGGCCTTCGGCTGGCTGCTGGTGTGGCGGCTGCGGGCGCGGACCTTCGCCGCGCACACGGCGGCGGACGCGGCGTTCACGGCGGTGCTGCTCTTCACGACGACGAGCCGGGTGATCAGCCCGCAGTACCTGGTGTGGCTGGTCGGGCTGGCGGCGGTCTGCCTGGTCTTTCCGGGCAGCCGGATGGGCCGGCCGGCGTGCCTGGTGGTACTGGCCTGCCCGGTGACCTTCGGTGAGTTCCCGCTCGGCTTCGCGCACGTGGTGGCGAGCGACGACACGGGGGTGGCCCTGCTCCTCGTACGGAACGGGCTGCTGGTCGCCGCGACGGGGATCGCGGCGGTGCGGCTGTGGCGTGCGACGGCTCCGGCCCCGGGCAAGTCCGGCACGGCACCGGTAGCCGTCGGGGCGGTTCAGCCGAGCCGGTCGGCGAGGTAG
- a CDS encoding AMP-dependent synthetase/ligase, which translates to MREFSLPALYEVPTDGNLTDLIRRNAAQHPATPVMSRKVAGVWTDVTAVQFLAEVRAAAKGLVASGVRPGDRVALMSRTRFEWVLLDFAIWTAGAVTVPVYETSSPEQIQWILGDSGAVAVIVESDAHAASVASVRGGLPELERVWQIDRGAVEELNAGGAEVAEETVDERTTAAKADDPATIVYTSGTTGRPKGCVLTHRSFFAECGNVVERLKPLFRTGECSVLLFLPAAHVFGRLVEVAAVMAPIKLGCVPDIKNLTDELAAFRPTLILGVPRVFEKVYNAARAKAQGDGKGAVFDRAASTAIAYSQALSTPKGPSFGLRLRHRIFDKLVYGKLRAVLGGRGEYAISGGAPLGERLGHFYRGIGFTVLEGYGLTESCAATAFNPWDRPKIGTVGQPLPGSVVRIADDGEVLLHGEHLFGGYWGNEAATAEALADGWFHTGDIGTLDEDGYLAITGRKKEIIVTAGGKNVAPAVIEDRIRAHALVAECMVVGDGRPFVGALITLDEEFLGRWAGEHGRPSGSTAASLREDAELLAEVQRAVDDGNAAVSKAESVRKFRILDAQLTEEAGHITPSLKLKRNVVAKDFAHEIESIYGG; encoded by the coding sequence TTGCGCGAGTTCAGCCTTCCGGCCCTGTACGAGGTCCCGACGGACGGCAACCTGACGGATCTCATCCGCCGCAACGCCGCTCAGCATCCCGCCACCCCGGTGATGAGCCGCAAGGTGGCCGGCGTGTGGACCGACGTGACCGCGGTGCAGTTCCTCGCCGAGGTCAGAGCCGCCGCCAAGGGACTCGTCGCCTCCGGCGTCCGGCCGGGCGACCGGGTCGCCCTGATGTCGCGCACCCGCTTCGAGTGGGTCCTCCTCGACTTCGCGATCTGGACCGCCGGCGCCGTGACCGTACCGGTGTACGAGACCAGCTCACCCGAGCAGATCCAGTGGATCCTCGGCGACTCGGGCGCCGTCGCGGTGATCGTGGAGAGCGACGCGCACGCCGCCTCGGTCGCCTCGGTCCGCGGGGGGCTGCCGGAGCTGGAGCGGGTCTGGCAGATCGACCGGGGCGCGGTCGAGGAGCTGAACGCCGGCGGCGCCGAGGTCGCGGAGGAGACCGTGGACGAGCGGACGACCGCGGCGAAGGCCGACGATCCCGCGACCATCGTCTACACCTCCGGGACCACCGGCCGCCCCAAGGGGTGCGTGCTCACCCACCGCAGCTTCTTCGCGGAGTGCGGCAACGTGGTGGAGCGGCTGAAGCCCCTCTTCCGTACCGGCGAGTGCTCGGTGCTGCTCTTCCTCCCCGCCGCGCACGTCTTCGGCCGGCTCGTGGAGGTGGCGGCCGTGATGGCGCCGATCAAGCTCGGCTGCGTACCGGACATCAAGAACCTCACCGACGAGCTGGCGGCGTTCCGGCCGACGCTGATCCTCGGGGTGCCGCGCGTCTTCGAGAAGGTCTACAACGCGGCCCGCGCCAAGGCGCAGGGCGACGGCAAGGGCGCCGTCTTCGACCGCGCCGCCTCCACGGCCATCGCCTACAGCCAGGCGCTGAGCACCCCGAAGGGTCCCTCCTTCGGTCTGCGGCTGCGGCACCGGATCTTCGACAAGCTGGTCTACGGCAAGCTCCGCGCGGTGCTGGGCGGACGCGGGGAGTACGCGATCTCCGGCGGCGCCCCGCTCGGCGAGCGGCTCGGCCACTTCTACCGGGGCATCGGCTTCACCGTCCTGGAGGGCTACGGCCTCACCGAGAGCTGCGCGGCCACCGCCTTCAACCCGTGGGACCGGCCGAAGATCGGTACGGTCGGCCAGCCGCTGCCCGGCTCCGTGGTGCGGATCGCCGACGACGGCGAGGTGCTGCTCCACGGCGAGCACCTGTTCGGCGGTTACTGGGGGAACGAGGCGGCGACCGCCGAGGCGCTGGCCGACGGCTGGTTCCACACCGGGGACATCGGCACCCTGGACGAGGACGGGTACCTCGCGATCACCGGCCGCAAGAAGGAGATCATCGTGACGGCGGGCGGCAAGAACGTCGCCCCCGCCGTGATCGAGGACCGCATCCGCGCCCACGCCCTGGTCGCCGAGTGCATGGTGGTCGGCGACGGACGGCCGTTCGTCGGCGCGCTGATCACCCTCGACGAGGAGTTCCTCGGCCGCTGGGCCGGTGAGCACGGCAGGCCCTCCGGTTCGACGGCGGCGTCGCTGCGCGAGGACGCCGAACTGCTCGCGGAGGTCCAGCGGGCGGTGGACGACGGCAACGCGGCGGTCTCCAAGGCCGAGTCGGTACGGAAGTTCCGCATCCTGGACGCGCAGCTCACCGAGGAGGCCGGGCACATCACCCCCTCGCTGAAGCTGAAGCGGAACGTCGTCGCCAAGGACTTCGCCCACGAGATCGAGTCGATCTACGGCGGCTGA
- a CDS encoding SRPBCC family protein, protein MAEHTSSSITIEAAPADVMSVIADFARYPEWTGEVKETEVLATDDRGRAERVRLVLDAGAIKDDHVLAYTWKGDDEVSWSLVKSQMLRSLDGTYALAPLGGGERTEVTYRLAVDVKIPLLGMIKRKAEKVIIDRALAGLKKRVESAHQG, encoded by the coding sequence ATGGCTGAACACACCAGCTCGAGCATCACGATCGAGGCGGCACCGGCCGACGTGATGAGCGTGATCGCCGACTTCGCCCGCTACCCGGAGTGGACCGGCGAGGTGAAGGAGACCGAGGTGCTGGCCACCGACGACCGGGGCCGCGCCGAACGGGTCCGGCTCGTCCTGGACGCCGGCGCCATCAAGGACGACCACGTCCTCGCCTACACCTGGAAGGGCGACGACGAGGTCAGCTGGAGCCTGGTCAAGTCGCAGATGCTCCGCTCCCTCGACGGCACCTACGCGCTGGCGCCGCTCGGCGGCGGCGAGCGCACCGAGGTCACCTACCGCCTCGCGGTGGACGTCAAGATCCCCCTCCTCGGCATGATCAAGCGCAAGGCGGAGAAGGTCATCATCGACCGCGCGCTCGCCGGCCTGAAGAAGCGCGTCGAGTCCGCCCACCAGGGCTGA
- a CDS encoding 1-acyl-sn-glycerol-3-phosphate acyltransferase, translating to MIYGAMHFSLGGSLKLAFRPWVEGLENIPLTGPAILASNHLSFSDSFFLPAVLDRKVTFIAKAEYFNAPGVKGKLTAAFFKGVGQVPVDRSGARGAGEAAIRSGIKVIEGGGLFGIYPEGTRSPDGRLYRGKPGGLARVALATGAPVIPVAMIDTEKIQPPGTVIPKLLRPGIRIGKPLDFSRYQGMQGDRFILRSLTDEVMYEIMKLSGQEYVDVYATAAKRRIADEAEQAAQEQKRTGPEQQQPARQEQRSGPERKRTARDEEHAVSPPPAR from the coding sequence TTGATCTACGGCGCCATGCACTTCTCCCTCGGGGGATCCCTGAAGCTCGCTTTCCGGCCGTGGGTCGAGGGTCTGGAGAACATCCCCCTCACCGGCCCGGCGATCCTCGCGAGCAACCACCTCTCCTTCTCCGACTCCTTCTTCCTGCCGGCCGTCCTGGACCGCAAGGTCACCTTCATCGCCAAGGCCGAGTACTTCAACGCCCCCGGTGTGAAGGGCAAGCTCACCGCCGCCTTCTTCAAGGGCGTGGGCCAGGTGCCCGTCGACCGCTCCGGGGCCCGGGGCGCGGGCGAGGCCGCGATCAGGTCGGGCATCAAGGTCATCGAGGGCGGCGGCCTCTTCGGCATCTACCCCGAGGGCACCCGCTCGCCGGACGGCCGCCTCTACCGCGGCAAGCCCGGCGGCCTCGCCCGGGTGGCACTGGCCACGGGGGCCCCGGTCATCCCGGTCGCCATGATCGACACGGAGAAGATCCAGCCGCCCGGCACGGTGATCCCCAAGCTGCTGCGTCCCGGCATCCGGATCGGCAAGCCGCTGGACTTCTCCCGCTACCAGGGCATGCAGGGCGACCGGTTCATCCTGCGTTCGCTGACGGACGAGGTCATGTACGAGATCATGAAGCTCTCCGGCCAGGAGTACGTGGACGTCTACGCGACGGCCGCCAAACGCCGGATCGCGGACGAGGCCGAGCAGGCGGCCCAGGAACAGAAGCGGACGGGACCGGAACAGCAGCAGCCGGCACGGCAGGAACAGCGGTCCGGGCCGGAGCGGAAGCGGACGGCGCGGGACGAGGAACACGCGGTGTCACCCCCGCCCGCGCGGTAG
- a CDS encoding ArsA-related P-loop ATPase: protein MRTVLVTGPGGAGTTTVAAATARASARAGRRTLLVSRDPLPGGLGFPDDPGPVAVPGEELLDHARTDSAAHFRTEFLALQERASAAFDLLGAGRMDAEELTELPGSAELALLHTLHRAAAGDWSEAGYDTLVVDLPPLPEALALLALPGRLRRYLRRLLPPERQAARALRPVLAQLAGVPMPAQWLYAAAARKDAELAEAEALIDDRSTTLRLVAEPGPAAEEALRAARTGFALHGLRTDLLVANRILPRHSPDPWFASLAAQQEKTLARWHEDLGTRTAAGADPGEALHEAPHLGRDPRSPGDLDLLGVPAPDDRPAGRADDPWWTEPSPDPGPDGGPEGFVWCLPLPGAVKSGLRLVRRGDEILLAVGPYRRSIRLDSALRRCSVSGAALREGVLRVRFTPDAELWPRTP from the coding sequence GTGCGCACGGTCCTGGTCACCGGGCCCGGCGGAGCCGGCACCACCACGGTCGCGGCCGCCACCGCACGGGCCTCGGCCCGGGCCGGCCGCCGCACCCTCCTGGTCTCCCGCGACCCTCTCCCCGGCGGCCTCGGCTTCCCGGACGACCCGGGGCCGGTGGCCGTGCCCGGCGAGGAGCTCCTGGACCACGCGCGGACCGACTCCGCTGCCCACTTCCGCACCGAATTCCTCGCCCTCCAGGAACGCGCCTCCGCCGCCTTCGACCTCCTCGGCGCGGGCCGCATGGACGCCGAGGAACTCACCGAACTCCCCGGCAGCGCCGAACTCGCCCTCCTGCACACCCTGCACCGGGCAGCGGCCGGCGACTGGTCCGAGGCCGGGTACGACACCCTCGTCGTCGACCTGCCGCCCCTCCCCGAGGCCCTCGCCCTGCTCGCCCTACCCGGCCGGCTGCGCCGCTACCTGCGCCGGCTGCTGCCCCCGGAGCGCCAGGCCGCCCGCGCGCTCCGCCCCGTACTCGCCCAGCTCGCCGGGGTCCCGATGCCGGCGCAGTGGCTGTACGCGGCCGCCGCCCGCAAGGACGCCGAACTCGCCGAGGCCGAGGCGCTGATCGACGACCGCTCCACCACGCTGCGGCTGGTCGCCGAACCCGGCCCCGCCGCCGAGGAGGCCCTGCGCGCCGCGCGCACCGGCTTCGCGCTGCACGGCCTGCGCACCGATCTGCTCGTCGCCAACCGGATCCTGCCGCGCCACAGCCCCGACCCGTGGTTCGCCTCGCTCGCCGCCCAGCAGGAGAAGACCCTCGCCCGCTGGCACGAGGACCTGGGGACGCGGACCGCCGCCGGCGCGGACCCGGGCGAGGCGCTGCACGAGGCCCCGCACCTGGGCCGCGACCCCCGGAGCCCGGGCGATCTGGACCTGCTCGGTGTCCCCGCTCCCGACGACCGTCCGGCCGGCCGCGCCGACGACCCCTGGTGGACCGAACCCTCCCCGGACCCCGGCCCGGACGGCGGCCCCGAGGGGTTCGTCTGGTGCCTGCCACTGCCCGGAGCGGTCAAATCGGGTCTCCGGCTCGTCCGCCGGGGCGACGAGATCCTCCTCGCCGTCGGACCGTACCGGCGCAGCATCCGCCTGGACTCCGCGCTCCGCCGGTGCAGCGTCTCCGGGGCCGCTCTGCGCGAGGGCGTGCTGCGGGTCCGGTTCACCCCCGACGCGGAGCTCTGGCCGCGCACCCCGTGA
- a CDS encoding metallophosphoesterase, producing MRPGGELAAGDPAATRRGTRVHVVSDVHGNTEALARAGDGADALICLGDLVLFLDYADHARGIFPDLFGVENADRIVELRTARRYDEARAFGRELWAGMDRNAAILGAVRKQYAEMFAVLPTPTYATYGNVDVPDLWPEYAGPGTTVLDGRRVEIGGRTFGFVGGGLRTPMNTPFEISDEEYAAKVEAVGEVDVLCTHIPPEVPELVYDTVARRFERGSRALLDAILRTRPRYALFGHVHQPLARRMRIGATECVNVGHFASTGRPWALEW from the coding sequence ATGCGTCCAGGAGGAGAGCTGGCGGCGGGCGACCCCGCGGCCACCCGCCGCGGCACCCGTGTGCACGTCGTCAGCGACGTGCACGGCAACACCGAGGCACTGGCCCGCGCGGGCGACGGCGCGGACGCCCTGATCTGCCTCGGCGACCTGGTGCTCTTCCTCGACTACGCCGACCACGCGCGCGGCATCTTCCCCGACCTGTTCGGCGTGGAGAACGCCGACCGCATCGTGGAGCTGCGCACCGCCCGCCGCTACGACGAGGCCCGCGCCTTCGGCCGCGAGCTGTGGGCCGGCATGGACCGGAACGCGGCGATCCTCGGCGCCGTCCGCAAGCAGTACGCCGAGATGTTCGCCGTCCTGCCCACCCCGACGTACGCCACCTACGGCAACGTGGACGTCCCCGACCTCTGGCCCGAGTACGCCGGACCCGGCACCACCGTCCTGGACGGCCGGCGCGTCGAGATCGGCGGACGGACCTTCGGGTTCGTCGGCGGCGGGCTCAGGACCCCGATGAACACCCCGTTCGAGATCAGCGACGAGGAGTACGCCGCCAAGGTGGAGGCGGTCGGCGAGGTCGACGTCCTGTGCACCCACATCCCGCCCGAGGTGCCGGAACTCGTCTACGACACCGTCGCCCGCCGCTTCGAACGCGGCAGCCGCGCCCTGCTGGACGCGATCCTCCGCACCCGCCCCCGGTACGCCCTCTTCGGCCACGTCCACCAGCCCCTGGCCCGCCGCATGCGGATCGGCGCCACCGAATGCGTCAACGTCGGCCACTTCGCCTCCACCGGCCGTCCCTGGGCGCTCGAGTGGTGA
- a CDS encoding DUF5304 domain-containing protein, translated as MSESTDRPADGDAWADACAEDLDAEKARRRATYGPPPASAAEELRKLADAVAGKLGALSSPLLGTAAQGAVRQVVQQARSAVEPVIERNPEIFDHLAAAGNELLAAYRSAVEGQEGRWTRTTEGAGGGAPRPGRTPAEAADDPSDPRDEGPSASEHIDLD; from the coding sequence ATGAGTGAATCCACCGATCGTCCCGCCGACGGCGACGCCTGGGCCGACGCCTGCGCCGAGGATCTCGACGCCGAGAAGGCCCGCCGCCGCGCCACCTACGGACCGCCGCCCGCCTCCGCCGCCGAAGAGCTGCGCAAGCTCGCCGACGCGGTGGCCGGGAAGCTCGGCGCGCTCTCCTCCCCGCTGCTCGGCACCGCCGCCCAGGGCGCGGTGCGCCAGGTCGTCCAGCAGGCCAGGAGCGCGGTCGAGCCGGTCATCGAGCGCAATCCGGAGATCTTCGACCACCTCGCCGCCGCCGGCAACGAGCTGCTGGCCGCCTACCGTTCGGCGGTCGAGGGCCAGGAGGGCCGCTGGACGCGGACCACCGAGGGCGCCGGGGGCGGAGCACCCCGCCCCGGCCGGACGCCCGCAGAGGCCGCCGACGACCCGTCCGACCCCCGCGACGAGGGCCCCTCGGCGAGCGAACACATCGACCTGGACTGA